A stretch of Triticum aestivum cultivar Chinese Spring chromosome 1D, IWGSC CS RefSeq v2.1, whole genome shotgun sequence DNA encodes these proteins:
- the LOC123181305 gene encoding protein ROOT PRIMORDIUM DEFECTIVE 1, with protein MTLLHARGKTTAAQHVAARHLDHTFEKLVASTLPLVAASPLLDALRASPEPLALPDLARRLPLRLHRRGPLHFLRLFPRVFDLRPPLPLSLSLTAPAASLLAVASSPDAAARTLHRLLAMSTSRSVPLRAVFRVWRELALPDDFEDSVVAQHPHLFRLAPNPAEPRTHVLHLVADPAKEEFTPAVDKKRPEKYAFRLQFPPGFRLAKEYRKKVKEWQLLPYVGPYEVVDQKVGASKRVSKMARRKMEKRAAGIAHEFLSLTVEKMVEVEKFSQFRKWFGIDVNVRDVFLDHPGIFYLSAKGKRHTVFLREAYDRGKLVEPNDVSEARRKLVELMLLRRHGLGNANSNANMSSSANADAKESDDDLQELEL; from the coding sequence ATGACGCTGCTGCACGCGCGCGGCAAGACCACCGCGGCGCAGCACGTGGCGGCGCGGCACCTCGACCACACGTTCGAGAAGCTCGTGGCCTCCACCCTCCCGCTCGTGGCGGCGTCGCCGCTGCTCGATGCGCTCCGGGCATCGCCCGAGCCGCTCGCGCTCCCGGACCtcgcccgccgcctccctctccgcctccaccgccgcggcccgctccACTTCCTCCGCCTCTTCCCGCGCGTTTTCGACCTCCGCCCCCCTCTCCCGCTCTCCCTATCGCTGACCGCGCCTGCCGCCTCACTCCTTGCCGTCGcatcctctcccgacgccgccgcgcgGACGCTCCACCGCCTCCTCGCCATGTCCACATCCCGCTCCGTTCCTCTCCGTGCCGTGTTCCGCGTCTGGCGCGAGCTCGCTCTACCCGACGACTTCGAGGACTCCGTCGTCGCGCAGCATCCCCACCTCTTCCGCCTCGCCCCCAACCCCGCCGAGCCTAGAACCCACGTTCTACACCTCGTCGCAGATCCGGCGAAGGAGGAGTTCACTCCGGCGGTGGATAAGAAGCGGCCGGAGAAGTACGCTTTCCGGCTGCAGTTCCCGCCGGGGTTCAGGCTGGCCAAGGAGTATCGGAAGAAGGTGAAGGAGTGGCAGCTGCTGCCATATGTTGGGCCGTACGAGGTAGTGGATCAGAAGGTTGGCGCGAGCAAGAGAGTATCGAAGATGGCGAGGAGGAAGATGGAGAAGAGGGCAGCCGGAATAGCACACGAGTTTCTGAGCTTGACCGTGGAGAAGATGGTAGAGGTGGAGAAGTTCAGCCAGTTCCGGAAGTGGTTTGGGATCGACGTGAATGTCAGGGACGTATTCTTGGATCACCCTGGGATATTTTACCTCTCGGCGAAGGGAAAGCGGCATACAGTGTTCCTGCGGGAAGCATATGATCGTGGCAAGCTTGTTGAGCCTAATGATGTTTCAGAGGCGCGAAGAAAGCTTGTTGAGCTCATGCTCTTGCGTCGCCATGGCCTTGGGAACGCCAATTCAAATGCCAATATGTCTTCAAGTGCCAATGCTGATGCCAAAGAGAGCGATGACGATTTACAGGAACTGGAGCTCTAG
- the LOC123181306 gene encoding uncharacterized protein has product MHLAMRPAGKTTAATAHARSASLPHEHPHPIMAHLDDSIRTLRSWSARATGGQSSGIALVDAVLAALGELLALPQAVAALHTATAACDQILERILVLADAYGTFLSALVTLKQSVAEQQVGTRRGDGMMVAASLRVHRRTEKELCRLVTMMRHAARGTLRPLDTTNNEVIGIVADVAVATVEASETIFMECAAMSPDMQVPSNKWLARLSVRPSAKKAAPETAMVALERLEKLEESIGGLETGSEKVFRRLLQSRVSLLNILTPF; this is encoded by the coding sequence ATGCATCTAGCAATGAGACCAGCGGGGAAGACCACGGCTGCCACGGCGCACGCCCGATCGGCCAGCCTGCCACACGAACACCCGCACCCCATCATGGCGCACCTGGACGACAGCATCCGCACGCTCAGGTCATGGTCGGCCAGAGCAACCGGCGGTCAGTCCTCCGGCATTGCCCTCGTCGATGCCGTCCTGGCAGCGCTCGGTGAGCTCCTGGCGCTGCCGCAGGCTGTGGCAGCACTCCACACAGCCACCGCCGCCTGCGACCAAATCCTCGAAAGGATCCTTGTGCTCGCTGACGCCTACGGCACATTCCTGTCGGCGCTCGTCACGCTCAAGCAGAGCGTGGCGGAGCAGCAGGTCGGCACTAGGCGCGGGGACGGCATGATGGTCGCTGCATCGCTCCGTGTACACAGGCGGACAGAGAAGGAGCTGTGCCGCCTCGTCACCATGATGCGACATGCCGCCAGAGGCACGTTGAGGCCATTGGATACCACGAACAATGAGGTGATCGGCATTGTGGCAGATGTAGCCGTGGCCACTGTGGAAGCATCGGAGACCATCTTCATGGAGTGTGCAGCAATGTCACCGGACATGCAAGTGCCTTCAAACAAGTGGCTGGCCAGGCTGAGTGTCAGGCCGTCCGCCAAGAAGGCAGCACCAGAGACAGCGATGGTGGCGTTGGAGAGGCTAGAGAAGCTAGAGGAATCCATTGGTGGGCTGGAGACCGGAAGTGAGAAGGTTTTCAGAAGACTGCTGCAGTCTAGAGTTTCACTTCTGAACATCCTTACTCCCTTCTAA
- the LOC123168108 gene encoding uncharacterized protein, translated as MMHFALRGTAAAGRRKAAHARSASHPCHCQCHPVHTRLDAGVRALRAWSASATDGTSGLAHVEAVLAVLGEFLALPQAAAALRHDASACDRFLTLADAYGSFEQALLALKQSVAQLRAGVRLGDGVMVAASLRARRRAEKELFGLAAAMRHASRHTMLAPVHAADGEVTGVVAEAAAATASASEAIFLWCATMSPDVSAVVETVRSNAWLARLLVVHVAKKAVSLPETAAALERLEERIGELESGSEKVFSSLLQTRVSLLNIHNTL; from the coding sequence ATGATGCACTTCGCTCTCAGAGGCaccgcggccgcggggaggaggaagGCCGCGCACGCCCGGTCGGCGAGCCATCCGTGCCACTGCCAGTGCCACCCCGTCCACACGCGCCTCGACGCCGGCGTCCGCGCGCTCAGGGCGTGGTCGGCCTCCGCCACGGACGGGACTTCGGGGCTCGCGCACGTGGAGGCCGTCCTGGCCGTGCTCGGCGAGTTCCTCGCGCTGCCGCAGGCCGCGGCGGCCCTCCGCCACGACGCGTCCGCCTGCGATCGGTTCCTCACGCTCGCCGACGCGTACGGCTCGTTCGAGCAGGCGCTGCTCGCGCTCAAGCAGAGCGTCGCGCAGTTGCGGGCGGGCGTCCGGCTCGGGGACGGCGTGATGGTCGCCGCGTCGCTCCGGGCACGCAGGCGCGCAGAGAAGGAGCTGTTCGGCCTCGCCGCGGCGATGCGGCACGCCTCGAGGCACACCATGCTGGCGCCGGTGCATGCCGCGGACGGTGAGGTCACCGGcgtggtggcggaggcggcggcggccacggCGTCGGCGTCGGAGGCCATCTTCCTGTGGTGTGCGACAATGTCCCCGGACGTATCGGCAGTGGTCGAGACGGTGCGCTCGAACGCGTGGCTGGCGAGGCTGCTGGTCGTGCATGTGGCCAAGAAGGCGGTGTCACTGCCAGAGACGGCGGCAGCATTGGAGAGGCTTGAGGAACGCATTGGCGAGCTCGAGAGTGGGAGCGAGAAGGTGTTTAGTAGTCTGCTTCAGACTAGAGTTTCACTCCTGAACATCCATAATACCTTGTAG